ATCTAGACCTTTGGCAGCACCGAATGTTGCCTCTCCCAATGCAGCTGCATTGACATCCGTATTGAAACCAATCGGAACAGGAAAAGCTGCTTTTAACGTTTGAACAAACGGAAAACCCCTCCAACCCGTTTTTGGTGTAGACGTGATAGAACCGTAAGTTGGACTTTCAGAGTTTACATCAATCGGACCAAACGAGCCAATTCCGATAGCCTTTAGCGGATATCTTTTAAAAAAGTCAATCACCTTAGGTATGGTGTCCTCAGGTACCGTTGTTGGAATCTGAATTCGTTCAACAATGTTTCCTTTTTCATCCCCAACAGCACAAACAAACTTTGTTCCACCTGCTTCAATCGCACCTAACATACATAAATTCCTCCAGTTCATCTTTCGTCAAATTTTGGGGAATGATTGGTACCTTCCCCTTTCCAGATTAAGTATAAAACGGGGATCATCAGTACATAAACAATCGGAAAAAGACTAAATGAAATAGGTAAGAGTTGCTCGATAGCAAAGTATTTCCTCATCCCTAAAAACAAAAATACACCGATGATTCTGCCAATCCCGAGGGGGATTTCACGAATAATAATATAGTCCAATCGCCTTTCCTTGTATAGCGGATCCTTTTCAATCGATGCATAAATCATCGCATTCATGGAAGTGTTAATCATATTCATGGCTACAGGTTGGATTATTGCAAAAATAACCAACGAGATAAAGATGGGAAGGGCTGATAGTAAGACAGAGCCAACTAAGATACTAACTGCACCAATCGCAAAGATAGCGATACGATAATCCGGATTAGAAAACTTTGCAAGCACAAAGAAGGCTGCGATTGACACAATTTCTGCCACAGTATTAAAAATTCCTAAGCTCAATTCCCCGCCAGCTACTTCGAACATAATCATCGTTATTAAAAAGGTCGTATACACACCCGATACAATCCCATCGGCAAACATAACCGAGTACATCTTCTTCCATTCACGAGATGGACTCCGTACAACATCCCAAAAATAGCTTTTCGATTCGATTGGGCTCCCTTTGACTTTTAAAGAAATCAAAAATGAAAGGAAAAAGAAAATGCATGTGGCAATAAAGACGATATAATAACCTAGCATACCATGAAATTGCGAGATTAATATACCGGATACAAGTGGAGCAACGACTCCTCCGATGGTTAGTAATATTCCTTGAATATATAAAAATTGATCCCGTTTTTCATTCGTTGTCAAATCCAAAACAGCCATATGCATGCCTACATAGTAAAGGCTCATCGCTAAGCCATTTGCGCTTCCCAATAGAATGATATGATCACTTAAGGTGTCATGAAAAATCAACATGATTAAATAGGTAATCAGATAAAAGACAAACCCAAATCGCATAGTAATCATCGGGCTTGTTTTCCTCGCCAGCCACGCACAAAGTCCAAAACAAATAATAATCGCAATGGACCAATACAAGCTGTAATAGGCAAGCAGAGAAAAGGTTTTATCAAGTTTCCATAGAAACACACTTTGAAAAACACCTGACAAAGCTGTACCAAAGGAAAAGAAGGTATTCATAAGCAAATAAAACTTCAATTCCGTAGAAAAAGACTTAAAAATAGAAGACATATATATTCTCCTTTTGCCGTAACCACTCGGTCCAATACCACGAGTATTCTATACTAGACCGATAACTCCACCAACTAGTAGTTAATGACAGCCTTTGTTACTTTTAGATTCGGGTAGTCAGCCATGACCGCCGGCAGCTCATCTATCGCAAATCGATGCGAAATAAGCGATCGGACCTCCACCACTTTTTTAGCAATTAATGAAATAGCTTCTTCATGTGTAAAAGGGTTAATTAATGAGCCTTTGATTGTAAGCTCCTTTGAAAAAATTTCAAATGGCGCAACAGAAATGGTTGTTTCCGGTGACGAGACCCCGAATAGTAACACTTGACCGCCTTTTGCCGCTGACCTGACAGCTAATTCCATACTTTCAGGCCGGCCCACACACTCAATCACAACGTCTGCCTCCCACTTAGAAGCGTTCAACGGATGGACCACTTCATCAGCACCCAACTGATAAAGCAGCTCTTTTTTGTTTTCCGCTGGCTCACTTACAATGACCGATTCGACATTTTGTTTTTTAACCAATTGCAAAAACAATTGACCGATAA
The DNA window shown above is from Neobacillus sp. WH10 and carries:
- a CDS encoding MFS transporter; the protein is MSSIFKSFSTELKFYLLMNTFFSFGTALSGVFQSVFLWKLDKTFSLLAYYSLYWSIAIIICFGLCAWLARKTSPMITMRFGFVFYLITYLIMLIFHDTLSDHIILLGSANGLAMSLYYVGMHMAVLDLTTNEKRDQFLYIQGILLTIGGVVAPLVSGILISQFHGMLGYYIVFIATCIFFFLSFLISLKVKGSPIESKSYFWDVVRSPSREWKKMYSVMFADGIVSGVYTTFLITMIMFEVAGGELSLGIFNTVAEIVSIAAFFVLAKFSNPDYRIAIFAIGAVSILVGSVLLSALPIFISLVIFAIIQPVAMNMINTSMNAMIYASIEKDPLYKERRLDYIIIREIPLGIGRIIGVFLFLGMRKYFAIEQLLPISFSLFPIVYVLMIPVLYLIWKGEGTNHSPKFDER